The genomic segment TTATCAAGAATCCGAGGTTTTAATGCTTTGCTCATTAATTTTTGGTGATTAGTGTCATTAAGAGCATAAAAATTTGTTTGTGCGTGCTAGATATTTCAgattaaaagattgatgatttgatcctaaaagaaaatatttggcttCCTGCTTTCCCATTTTGATTCATATTTTTCATTAGCTTTGAGGTTGCCATGTTCCTCTTATAAATTCTCTTATTGATAGTCACCTCCTCAAGTTTGcctcaattaatttttttgtttcataattttgaaaatttatgtAGGTCTACTTTGATTTTATGAGAAGCTTTCGGGTTGAGTTTGATGAGTTTTTTGAGAATGGTATCATATCTATGATAGTAATCGGACTTGGTCCATGTGGAGAGCTGAGATACCCTTCTACTCCAGTGAAGCATGGTTGGAGATATCCTGGTATTGGCGAATTTCAGGTAATGTAAGATATACCAATTTCATACAAAATGCAGCCTTCAGGATTTTAGGCGCCCCACAGACCACCTCTCTCTCTGCCTCTATCTCTTTGATGACAAGACACTAGCATATGTTTGGGCATGGACAATTCATGACCAAGAATATTGACTTTTATCTCTTTTCTTTCGTGTACGTGGTTGGGCGCAGGGCATGCAAAATTTAGAAAATGGTGCTACTAACCAAAATATTGTTCTGTGTAAACTTTGCCAATGCAATACTGGGCATTGTAACCATTTTTTTCTGCCTTTTCAGTGCTATGATCAGTATATGTTGAAAAGCTTGCGGAAAGCAGCTGAACTAAGAGGACACTCTTTTTGGGCACGAGGGCCTGATAATACCGGTTTCTATAATTCCCGGCCTCAGGAAACAGGATTTTTCTGTGATGGTGGAGATTATGATGGCTATTATGGCAGGTTTTTCCTTAGATGGTACTCTCAGGTTTTAGTTGATCATTGTGATCGAGTGCTTTCTCTGGCTAAATTAGCTTTTGAAGAAACCTGCATTGCTACAAAGGTGAGTTGGCCCAAAGTTACAGTCTGTCGTATTATTCAATGTTTCGGCAGACCTTAATTTATATACCACACTGGCTTTCTTTTTACCATCCATCATACAAAGAAACTTTTTTATTAGATATTTTATGTCTCTTTCAGTTCTTAGATAATATTTGGTATAGTGCTCTTTTTTTGTGACTCCATGCATTGGCTCAGTCAGGTTTTTTTTCATTCCCCCACATAGTTTTGTCAATCATCGGACAATTTTATTGTTTAGTTGCAGCATTTGTTATTTACTCTTTACTATCACGTTTCTGGAAGATTTTCTAAGTTCATTTTATGCATGTAATTCTGGAGTTGTGCATGACCAAATTGTATAGTTTAATTGACTTAAACTGAAGTTGACTCATGCaagatataataatatttttctttataaGCAGCTATCAGGTATTCATTGGTGGTACAAGACTGCTAGTCATGCTGCTGAATTAACTGCTGGATTCTATAATTCGTGCAACCGTGATGGCTATGTTTCTGTTATGGCAATGCTAAAGAGGCATGGGGCTACTTTGTGCTTTATGTCGTCTGAAATTGGCATGTTTGATAATCATGTGAATTTCTCGGAAGCTTCGGCTGATCCTGAGGGTTTGGCTTGGCAAGTTAGTATTCCTGAATTGATATCATAATTTGAATCACATCATGCTCCTTGGTTTTGCAACATAAAATCTTCATTGCATTAGCCAGTTTATTTTCCATGTCAGAGTATGCTATTATCATTTTGAGTATGCATAATATTCTTTGAAATATCATATAGTAACATCTAGTCACCAATTTAGGTGTTGAATGCTGCCTGGGATGGTTGCATACCAGTTGCCGGTGAGAATTCTCTTTCCTGCCATGACAGGGAAGGCTATAACTATTTATTGGATAAGGCAAAGCCCGTCAGTGATCCAGATGGGAGGCATTTTTCCTCTTTTACTTATCTGAGGCTCAGTCAACTTCTTTTCGAGCCACAGAAATTCATAGAATTTGAACGATTTGTCAAGAGGATGCATGGTAATGTTACTACTACTTTTTTTATTCATTCTATTAATTCATCCGTATTTTGACTTGATTAACACttgcatattttatatcttggcGAATAGCTTGTGTTTAGACTTGGGTGGGTATATGTTGGATTTGAACCTTTCCTGTGTTCCAGATCATTGATCTTTTGAACTTGCACCTTCCTTATAGTTTATTCTATAAAAACACTTAGAACCATACATTTGGCATTGTTGTGATGCCCAAAAATTTTTCTGCATCTTGTCAATAATGGTAGGAAATACACTTGAGGGGATGCAAAAGGTTGTGTCATTTATAAAAGAAGTTGAGCTCCATTATGCAACAGTGGTGGAAATGCACACGAACCTAATATGTCATTCAGTGTCTGTAAGAAAATATGAAGCATTgatagagttttttttttatgaatttaatgCAGTATTTTTAGGAATACAGGGAAGTGGGAAAAAGTTTATTTAAAATCAATGATTGTGTTGAGAGATGTGAAACCGGGAAATATCTTATCTGTAGAAGAGAATACAAAAGTTGGTTGTGTTCTTGGTTTCTATCTTGGGGACAGAAAATAAAGAAACGAAATGAAGCCGAAAGAGAGTTAAATACCAAGTTGTAACATACATGAATTGTATCTGGTAATAATTAATAAAGAAGTTGGTATATAATGGTCATCTAACAAACTTAGCAagagaaaatatataaataaacaaatatgATTGTAGTTATAATTGCTGGACAAGAACAAGCTTGAATCGAGCTGCCACCCATGCTATTGTAGTTAATGACGACAATTCTATTTGCATCCTATATCATCATGCCGTGAAATGCCCCTGGTAGTATTGACATCTTTCTCATCTCTATTGCAGGAGAACCCGTCCTCGAATATCAGACGTAGTTCGAAACACCAGATAGtatttaattacattaattaGGCACGCATCTGTGAGAAAAACGAAACAATCATCATTCGTACTATGATACTTCATCAGTGTCAATCAAGGTAGGCTAACAGATTCACCTGATATCTGTAGAATTTGTTGCTAATGTTATATTTCATGCATGGAGTAATGAAGCTTAAATTGTGCAGATTGGCTTAAAACGAAATACGCCACAATCACCACTAGATTCTATACTTTCTATTTGGAATAGTGTTTCATCTTTGTAGATGGGCAATGCAATTCTATATGAAACATGAAAATTGTTGGTAGACTTGTATGACTCGACTATCTAACCATTCCTAGTGTATGTTTCATCTTGTCTTTCATGTGTATTCCATGTTAAATTTGGTATGCGCCTGTGGGTTTGGGCCAATGTTGGAGAAGTATCAAGTATACATCATGGGGGAAATTATATCCATGCTCACTGAGGTTTTGTGTAGGAGATCACATACACTTATGTGGTTTGAATATGTACTATATagctctctcttttttttttttttttttttttgtgtattCTCACTCCTATACTTAAATGTATTTGACATTTCTTTGTATGTTATAACTTATAATTTTACATTTGATAAGAGAGATGAACGTCAAATATACTAAATACATGAGAAATGAATGCAAATGGCCCTACTAATTATTATGTAGTCACATTAAAATTTATTCTTAGTAATGACAttggcataaaaaataatgaaaagggAACTTTCTCAAACCAAGTAGAATCATATTTACCTTTCTTGATCCAACTAGATTTCCCACTTCTCCGGGGGAGACGTATTAGTTGGTGGAATATGTGAGATATTAACTcatgtttagaagttttactATTCTTACAAAATTCTTCACACGAGTTTGTTATACAAAATTTGTCCAGTGTTGTTTATCTAATTAATGTGATTTGTAAACTAGTGTGTTAATACGAAAGTTTACCCAATGTGCACTGAAAAGTAACGATTATGGATTATCACGTCGTAAAAAAAAGTTATAAATAAAGACTTCCCCTCAAATGTTTAATTCCCTGTATCAATTTTATTGGATCGTTGCTTGGCAATTCGACCCAAGAGTTGTgatgaaatttaattttttttgaagatAAGTgatgaaatttaatttttttgattttttttttgtttgattgATCAATCAAGAATTGGAATAAGAGATTACGTTAAACATCTTATGAAAGATCCAGTAACCTAAAAGAAAAAAGGCATTTCAAAGTAACAAATTGATATTCCCGTATAAAACAtagaagattaaaaaaaaagtttcaATGTTGAAAGTATATTGGAAATCAACGTCGAAAGATTTGGTGgttttcatgattaaattacatTCTGGAAAGTGACACTTGGGAATAATAATAAGATGCAATTTAATCATTAGTGTTCATTTTCATATATCAATTGAAATTTAAGCATTAATGTGTATTTAATCCATAATAAAACTGATAAAAATTAGGAATTTTGTTTCCACgttacatttatttatttatttttaaatgtgtgAGACAAGATTGTGGAGCTAATACCTAACTCGAAGATAATATCTTTTGTTCAGTTGTTTATGTTAAAAGATCAACGAATCAAACGACTCATATTTCAACGAAAGCGAACGATTCTACGCGAGAGTTATTCCTCCGTCTTCTGATATGAtctatgacaaaaacttgtgtgagacggtctcacgggtcgtattttctgagacgaatattttatttggatcatccataaaaaaatattactttttattgtgaatatcgatagggttgacatgtctcacaaataaaaagtCACGAAACCACTACTCTAATCTATAATCTCCTTtgtattattaataaatttgattaattttaatgccaccatttttttcaaaaaaaaaaaaaaccagtgCCACGTGGAATCCTTATTCTATAAATACAGCCGAAAACCATAATATGGTTTACAAACCCTAGAAGAAGCTTCCGCTACTCCTCCGTGAAGGTAAGCTCTCGCCACCGCCGTACTCTTTAGTTTTGCATCAGTATAGCTTTCATTCTGTTGCACTAAGAGTCGTGGAATTTGATTTTCCTTGCTGTTGACgtataattttttgaaaattttacctGCTGGAAATCAACAGTTAATTACAACTTAATCGTCGATTTAGACTGTGTGTTTTTAGCTTTTACCTTTATTTAATGTTATTCAGTTGCTTCAGCTGTTATATATTACAAGATCTGCGATTTTATTGGTTTTATGTAATATTGAAGCATGCTGAAGTTTTTATTTTCTTGCTGTCCACTTTGAGGAAAATACCTCGACTGTAATGGAAATTATGAATAAaatgttatattatataaagtTCTATATTATAATAAGTTCATTACTTGATGCCTTTGCCTTTGCGAACGTATGTCCTTACTTTGTTGTGGTATTTATTTATATCGAACCATATGGATCTGGGATTTTACAAAATTCCAAatggaaaataaaataaatgaaattgAATTCTGGCAGCTCGCAGCTTGTATATATTATCCTCCAGCTACGTCGTTGAATATTTTGTTGTTTTGCTTGTTCATGAATGTTCTTCGCGTTTTCCATGAAACCGGTGCGATCAAATTTGTTCGTTTATTAAATCCATGTTCGATCGATTaaatattgatatatatttTGCGTGACTGTAAATGCTTCAAAGTATTTTATAAAACAGAGAAGCTTGAACTTTTCTTTTTAATGTCTATTCTGGTTGAGAGAAATTATGGAATGTTTGATTTGCATTTTTTTGGGGTTgctaaaaaatattaaagtctGGTTAAACGAGATCTTGAATTTGAATAACAATGTCTAGTATGTGGTTTTAAAGTATGTTGTGATTTGACggcatatttttttaaaaaaatcatgcacCAATCATGGTTATTAACATATGACGTCGCACTAATCTCATTTTTAAGATAGATATTTTTCTCTGATCCCCAGGATAGAATAGATACGCACTACATTCAATTGTTTTAATGTTAATATGACTTGGGGATTTACCTATGGGGTTACACTCATTTTATTGATATAATTACAGTTAATCTAAAAGGCTTTTTTCACTGAGGCATCCTTTGCTAATTGACAATGCTGTGGATGTGCTTTTATGCTTTGGATTTTTATGGTTAAAATAGAATCGATTGTGGTTCTATGAACACTTAACACGTTCTTGAATACTGACTTCTGGTGCCATCTTTTGTTTAAAGTTATATTTTCTTATGCGTCATGTTCTTCAGCTGATTTGGTCATTTTTGTACAGTTCTAGGTAATGGCTCCCAAACAGCCTAATTCAGGCCTCTTTGTGGGTTTGAACAAAGGGCATATAGTGACCAAGAAAGAGCTGGCACCTCGCCCTTCTGATAGAAAAGGGGTAAACATATTTCAGCCCTCTAAGGTGTTAATAACTGATGTGTGAAATATGTTTGCCTAGGTTCTGTATGTAAATGAAATGTGATGTTATTTCGCTGTGAATAGTGTCTCGAATCTCGAGGATACCATAATCATTGGCATTATGGAGAAGCCATTGATATAGTTTGTGTTTTTTTCGCCCTTTCCGGACAGAAAACCAGCAAAAGAGTGCATTTTGCTAGAAGTCTCATCCGGGAAGTTGCTGGATTTGCTCCCTATGAGAAGCGTATCACCGAGCTTCTCAAAGTTGGGAAAGACAAGCGGGCATTGAAAGTGGCTAAGAGAAAGTTGGGCACCCACAAGAGAGCAAAGAGGAAGCGTGAAGAGATGGCATCAGCTCTCCGGAGGATGAGGTGATTTGATCGTTTCCATTCTAATTTAATTCGGTTTCATCTTGATGGTTATTGGTTATGCTAATATAATTCTTTTGGTCATATTAGGGCTGCTGGAGGTGGTGAGAAGAAGAAATAGTCTGTTG from the Primulina eburnea isolate SZY01 chromosome 3, ASM2296580v1, whole genome shotgun sequence genome contains:
- the LOC140826590 gene encoding large ribosomal subunit protein eL36y-like, producing MAPKQPNSGLFVGLNKGHIVTKKELAPRPSDRKGKTSKRVHFARSLIREVAGFAPYEKRITELLKVGKDKRALKVAKRKLGTHKRAKRKREEMASALRRMRAAGGGEKKK